Genomic window (Leptotrichia sp. oral taxon 212):
ATGATTAATGTAGAGAAAAGTCTTTTTGGAAAATATGAAGGACAGGATGTATATAAGTATGAATTGAAAAATTCTGATGGATTTCAGGTAAATGTCTTAAATTTTGGAGGAATAATTACCGAAATATTTGTAAAAAATAAAGAAGGACAGCTTAAAAATGTTGTGTTAGGATATGAGGAATTTGAGGAATATATAGACAATTCTGCATATCCAGGTGCAATTATAGGAAGAACTGCCGGAAGGATAGAAAATGGAATTTTTTCAATTGACGGAATAATTTATGATTTAAATAAAAATAACGGAGAAAATTCATTACATGGTGGAAATAAAGGTTTGAATACTAAAATTTTTAATGTCAGGGAACTGGGAAATGGAATAGAACTTTCATATAAAAGTCCTCACATGGAAGAAGGTTATCCGGGAAATGTAAACTTTGAAATATGCTATCTTATAAATGAAAGTAACCACCTGACAGTTGAATATAAAGCAGTTTCCGACAGAAAGACTTACATAAATTTAACAAATCATACATATTTTAATTTGTCAGGAGATATGGAGAAAAATGGAGATGACCAGATATTAAAGATAGATTCGGATCAGATATGTGAACTTTCAGAAAACATGATTCCTACAGGGAATTTTATAGACGTTTCAGATACTGTATTTGATATGAGGAAAGGAAGGGTTATATCAGATGGTATAAATGAAGGCCATCATCAATTTGACATAACAAGGGCCTATGATCATCCTTTTATGCTGAACAGAAGCGGAGTGAGAGGAGAACCTGAAATTGTACTGTATTCTCCACACAGCGGAGTGGAAATGGAGGTCTGTACTACGGAAAGGGCGGTAGTTGTCTATACAGGTAACTATTTAGATGATGTTCCTGTTTTCGATAGTGGATACAATAAAATCCCTAAAAAGGAAAAGAATGAAAGATATCTGGGAGTAGCAATAGAAACACAGGATTTTCCAAATGGAGTTAATGAGAGAAAATTCAGGGTAAAATTACTGGAAAAGGGAAAAGAACATTATCAGAAAACAATATTTAAGTTTAATATAAAATAGAAATATTTAATAAACAAAGAGAGAGTTTTGATAAAAAGATACAGGGAAGTGGTCAGATGGATATATTTTTTGAAATAGAAAAGCTTATTGAATATTCAATAAAAAATAAATTGGCAGACAGGGAAGACAGACTTCTTGTCACTAATCTTGTGCTGGAATGTCTGGAACTTGATACATATAGGGAATTTTCACTGCAGGAAAAAGAAAATATAATAAAAGAAATAGAAAATGTGGATTATCCTTCGAAAATTCTTGGTAATATTGTAGATTGGGCGGCAGAAAATGGAAAAATTAAGGAAACAACAGCTACTTTTAAGGATTTGCTGAATTCAAGAATAATGGGACAGATAGTTCCAAGAACATCATATGTAAGGCATGAATTCTGGAATGAATATGAAAATAACGGCATTGATAAGTCAACGGAATATTTTTACGAATTATCTAAAAAAAGCAACTATATAAGAACAGACAGGATAGCAAAAAATATACACTGGAATTATAAAAATAATTATGGAAGTCTTGAAATAACAATAAATCTTTCTAAACCTGAAAAAGATCCTAAGGAAATTGCAATGCAGAAAAATATTGTTTCCACAAACTATCCTAAATGTCTTTTATGTAAAGAAAATGAAGGATATATGGGAAGGATAAATCATCCGGGAAGGCAGAACCATAGGACAGTAAAATTAAATCTGACTGATGAAGACTGGTATTTCCAGTATTCACCTTATATATACTATAATGAACATTGTATAGTGTTTTCAGGAGAACATCGTCCAATGAAGATAGACAGGGCAGGCTTTGAAAGACTGTTTCAGTTTATAGAAAAATTTCCGCATTACTTCATAGGTTCAAATGCAGATTTGCCAATAGTGGGAGGTTCTATTCTTTCGCATGACCATTTTCAGGGCGGAAGGCATATTTTCCCGATGGAAATTGCAGGAATAAGAGAAAAAATAGAATTTAAGGGTTACGAAGATGTGGAATCAGGAATTGTGAACTGGCCAATGTCTGTAATAAGAATAAGAGGGGAAAAGGACAGGCTTGTAGAGCTTTCTGATAAAATTCTGAATAAATGGATAGACTATAATGCTGAAAAACTTGATATATATTCACATACAAAAGGAGAAAGACATAATACTGTCACACCGATAGCAAGATTTAAAAACGGGAAATACGAAATGGATCTTGTTTTAAGAAATAATCTTACAAATAGTTTCCATCCTCTGGGAATATTTCATCCACATGAAGAACATCATAATATAAAAAAGGAAAATATAGGACTTATTGAAATAATGGGACTTGCAGTTCTTCCTGGAAGACTGAAGGAAGAAATGTCTGAAATAAAAAAATTGTTACAGCAGGTCAGAGAAACTTCAGAATTCAAGGAAACAGGAAGCTACAAAAAGTGCTATGAGGAAATGGAACATAACGAAAGTCTAAAAAAACAT
Coding sequences:
- a CDS encoding aldose epimerase family protein produces the protein MINVEKSLFGKYEGQDVYKYELKNSDGFQVNVLNFGGIITEIFVKNKEGQLKNVVLGYEEFEEYIDNSAYPGAIIGRTAGRIENGIFSIDGIIYDLNKNNGENSLHGGNKGLNTKIFNVRELGNGIELSYKSPHMEEGYPGNVNFEICYLINESNHLTVEYKAVSDRKTYINLTNHTYFNLSGDMEKNGDDQILKIDSDQICELSENMIPTGNFIDVSDTVFDMRKGRVISDGINEGHHQFDITRAYDHPFMLNRSGVRGEPEIVLYSPHSGVEMEVCTTERAVVVYTGNYLDDVPVFDSGYNKIPKKEKNERYLGVAIETQDFPNGVNERKFRVKLLEKGKEHYQKTIFKFNIK
- a CDS encoding UDP-glucose--hexose-1-phosphate uridylyltransferase is translated as MDIFFEIEKLIEYSIKNKLADREDRLLVTNLVLECLELDTYREFSLQEKENIIKEIENVDYPSKILGNIVDWAAENGKIKETTATFKDLLNSRIMGQIVPRTSYVRHEFWNEYENNGIDKSTEYFYELSKKSNYIRTDRIAKNIHWNYKNNYGSLEITINLSKPEKDPKEIAMQKNIVSTNYPKCLLCKENEGYMGRINHPGRQNHRTVKLNLTDEDWYFQYSPYIYYNEHCIVFSGEHRPMKIDRAGFERLFQFIEKFPHYFIGSNADLPIVGGSILSHDHFQGGRHIFPMEIAGIREKIEFKGYEDVESGIVNWPMSVIRIRGEKDRLVELSDKILNKWIDYNAEKLDIYSHTKGERHNTVTPIARFKNGKYEMDLVLRNNLTNSFHPLGIFHPHEEHHNIKKENIGLIEIMGLAVLPGRLKEEMSEIKKLLQQVRETSEFKETGSYKKCYEEMEHNESLKKHVEWLKYYLEKHDLKTVAERDIELFIKSAIGETFSKVLENCGVFKNNEDGEKGFRKFIQKVNEE